The Micromonospora sp. NBC_00421 genome contains a region encoding:
- a CDS encoding NAD(P)H-binding protein has protein sequence MGPTTGWRGGMMAILVTGATGNVGRHVVDLLVRAGADVRATSRKPESLDLPAEVDVRRADLTDPATFTQAFQGVEKVFLYNQPASIDGVMAAAKAAGVRHAVLLSSLAVAGRDPDHWIARWHREVEEAIERSGLSWTFVRPGAFAVNSLLWAPAIRQGRPVRLHYAHSYLSSIHERDIAEVSTRALLEEGHAGARYHLSGGDSITQAEQIALIGKAIGRELTIEDVTGDEARAELRERFGPRLRELIREGVIGPTDPPGIIETRIRYYLEALDGPAEIDRTVEQVLGKPARTFADWAVDHRADFMS, from the coding sequence ATGGGGCCGACAACAGGCTGGCGGGGGGGAATGATGGCGATCCTGGTGACCGGTGCGACCGGCAACGTCGGCCGTCACGTCGTCGACCTGTTGGTGCGGGCGGGCGCGGACGTGCGGGCGACCTCCCGCAAGCCGGAGTCGCTCGACCTGCCGGCGGAGGTCGACGTCCGCCGGGCCGATCTGACCGACCCGGCGACGTTCACGCAGGCGTTCCAGGGCGTCGAGAAGGTATTTCTGTACAACCAGCCGGCCAGCATCGACGGGGTGATGGCGGCCGCGAAGGCCGCCGGGGTCAGGCACGCCGTACTGCTGTCCTCGCTGGCCGTCGCCGGTCGCGACCCGGACCACTGGATCGCCAGGTGGCACCGGGAGGTGGAGGAGGCGATCGAACGGTCAGGTCTGTCGTGGACCTTCGTCCGACCGGGCGCCTTCGCCGTGAACTCCCTGCTCTGGGCGCCCGCTATCAGGCAGGGCCGGCCGGTGCGGCTGCACTACGCGCACTCCTACCTGTCCTCCATCCACGAGCGGGACATCGCCGAGGTGAGCACCCGCGCCCTGCTGGAGGAGGGCCACGCCGGGGCGAGGTACCACCTCAGCGGCGGTGACAGCATCACCCAGGCCGAGCAGATCGCCCTCATCGGTAAGGCGATCGGCCGAGAGTTGACGATCGAGGACGTCACGGGCGACGAAGCCCGCGCCGAACTGCGGGAGCGGTTCGGGCCCCGCCTTCGGGAGCTGATCCGGGAGGGGGTGATCGGTCCGACGGACCCGCCGGGGATCATCGAGACCAGGATCCGCTACTACCTGGAGGCCCTCGACGGGCCCGCCGAGATCGACCGGACGGTCGAGCAGGTCCTCGGCAAGCCGGCGCGGACCTTCGCCGACTGGGCGGTGGACCACCGGGCGGACTTCATGAGCTAG
- a CDS encoding nuclear transport factor 2 family protein: MAALLVALPTAGCGTDKVEYRDDRGDITQLVYRFYADTTEGKFDDLNKVLSEGVVVSNPGGGLTEGRDKVIAGASEGFKTEDRVQELVSNVLVDLDGDKAKVRADVVQLFGSSVTPKGKIAPEPTLTLNSRMRFEATRSSDGWRLSRIEGDVLWAIDKSVPAPAPR, translated from the coding sequence TTGGCGGCTCTTCTCGTCGCCCTCCCCACCGCGGGCTGCGGCACCGACAAGGTCGAATACCGTGACGACCGAGGAGACATCACCCAGCTCGTCTACCGCTTCTACGCCGACACGACGGAGGGGAAGTTCGACGATCTGAACAAGGTGCTCTCCGAAGGGGTGGTGGTCAGCAATCCCGGTGGGGGTCTCACCGAAGGACGGGACAAGGTCATCGCCGGCGCGTCCGAGGGGTTCAAGACCGAGGACCGGGTCCAGGAGCTGGTCAGCAACGTCCTCGTCGACCTGGACGGCGACAAGGCCAAGGTCCGGGCGGACGTGGTGCAGCTCTTCGGTAGCAGCGTCACGCCGAAGGGGAAGATCGCGCCGGAGCCGACCCTCACCCTCAACTCGCGGATGCGCTTCGAGGCGACGCGCTCCTCGGACGGGTGGCGCCTGTCGCGCATCGAGGGCGACGTCCTGTGGGCGATCGACAAGTCCGTTCCCGCCCCCGCCCCGCGTTGA
- a CDS encoding cytochrome P450 — MTDTVVFPQDRTCPYQPAPDYPSLVDQRPLAQVALYDGRRVWAVTGRELTRRLLADPRISSDRTNPAWPMMFPSIAAAVGDAQQKVMKIVTALVGVDGPVHQARRKMLIPSFTIRRINTLRPMIQEIVDQRLDHMVDNGAPADLIPAFAAPVPATVLYRLMGIPDDDHASFARMSHQLAAGPNANQAYDVLMAYMGDLIAEKRRNPGEGVLDDLLTKRGATDDADHEELVSTLVLQVAGGHGTTGTMISLGLFTLLQHPDQLAELRADPALMPTAVDELLRFVSIPDGVTRLATDDIEVEGATIRAGDGVFFITSLINRDAEVHEEPNSLGLRRSTARDHVTFGFGTHQCLGQSLARITMEIALATLLRRLPGLRLAVPAEEVPFNPTAGFEVLTTLPVTW, encoded by the coding sequence ATGACTGACACCGTGGTGTTCCCGCAGGACCGTACCTGTCCCTACCAGCCGGCACCCGACTACCCGTCGCTTGTCGACCAGCGGCCACTCGCCCAGGTTGCGCTCTATGACGGGCGGCGGGTCTGGGCGGTCACCGGTCGTGAGCTGACCCGCCGGCTCCTGGCCGACCCCCGCATCTCCAGTGACCGCACCAACCCCGCCTGGCCCATGATGTTCCCGAGCATCGCCGCCGCCGTCGGCGACGCACAGCAGAAGGTCATGAAGATCGTCACCGCGTTGGTGGGCGTCGACGGCCCGGTGCACCAGGCCCGGCGCAAGATGCTGATCCCCAGCTTCACGATCAGGCGGATCAACACCCTGCGTCCGATGATCCAGGAGATCGTCGACCAGCGGCTGGACCACATGGTCGACAACGGCGCTCCCGCCGATCTGATCCCGGCCTTCGCGGCCCCCGTGCCGGCCACGGTGCTGTACCGCCTGATGGGCATCCCGGACGACGACCACGCGTCCTTCGCGCGGATGTCGCACCAGCTCGCCGCCGGCCCGAACGCCAACCAGGCGTACGACGTGCTGATGGCCTACATGGGTGACCTGATCGCGGAGAAGCGACGTAACCCGGGGGAGGGGGTGCTCGACGACCTCCTCACGAAGCGCGGTGCCACGGACGACGCGGACCACGAGGAGTTGGTCTCGACGCTGGTCCTCCAGGTGGCGGGCGGCCACGGCACCACCGGGACCATGATCTCGCTCGGCCTGTTCACCCTGCTCCAACACCCCGACCAGTTGGCCGAGCTGCGGGCCGACCCGGCGCTGATGCCCACCGCGGTCGACGAGCTGCTACGCTTCGTGTCCATTCCGGACGGTGTGACCCGGCTGGCCACTGACGACATCGAGGTCGAGGGAGCCACCATCCGCGCGGGCGACGGCGTCTTCTTCATCACCTCCCTGATCAACCGCGACGCGGAGGTCCACGAGGAGCCGAACTCGCTGGGTCTGCGCCGCAGCACCGCCCGGGACCACGTCACGTTCGGGTTCGGCACCCACCAGTGCCTCGGCCAGAGCCTGGCCCGCATCACGATGGAGATCGCCCTCGCCACCCTGCTCCGACGCCTGCCCGGCCTGCGTCTGGCCGTCCCGGCGGAGGAGGTTCCGTTCAACCCGACCGCGGGCTTCGAGGTGCTGACCACGCTACCGGTCACCTGGTAG
- a CDS encoding non-heme iron oxygenase ferredoxin subunit: MRTPQGIRLCALSDLEDKAPLAVQVGDVPVVVVRIGDEVHALRNQCTHARMSLSEGEVTSKGIECWMHGACFDLRTGVPTSPPAVDPVDVYLVRVEGGDVFVDPHTTVN, encoded by the coding sequence ATGCGCACGCCGCAAGGGATCCGACTGTGTGCCCTGTCCGACCTGGAAGACAAGGCACCTCTTGCCGTCCAGGTCGGTGACGTCCCCGTCGTGGTGGTCCGCATCGGGGACGAGGTGCACGCGCTGCGGAACCAGTGCACGCACGCCCGGATGTCGCTGTCGGAGGGCGAGGTCACCAGCAAGGGGATCGAGTGCTGGATGCACGGCGCCTGCTTCGACCTGCGCACCGGCGTGCCGACCTCGCCACCCGCCGTCGACCCGGTGGACGTCTATCTGGTACGCGTCGAGGGCGGAGACGTGTTCGTCGACCCCCACACCACGGTGAACTGA
- a CDS encoding TetR/AcrR family transcriptional regulator → MGEPGSRRRGAALEQALLDASWQELEEAGYARFTMDAVAARAGTSRPVLYRRWGDRLELLRATIVHVLERNRVPAPEDTGSLRGDLLALMQEISRTRTEFVTVMSVHLAGYFEETGTGPADLRDVIRYGRPHALDIVYGRAAARGEIDLTRLSARVRELPFALLRLELLTTLQPVSDATLEDIVDTIVLPLLRPAGVG, encoded by the coding sequence GTGGGTGAGCCGGGCAGCCGGCGACGGGGCGCCGCACTGGAGCAGGCCCTGCTGGACGCGTCCTGGCAGGAGCTGGAGGAGGCCGGTTACGCGCGCTTCACCATGGACGCCGTCGCCGCGCGCGCCGGGACCAGCCGTCCCGTGCTGTACCGACGCTGGGGCGACCGGCTCGAGCTGCTGCGTGCGACGATCGTCCACGTCCTCGAGCGCAACCGTGTCCCGGCACCCGAGGACACCGGCTCGCTCCGCGGCGACCTGCTAGCCCTGATGCAGGAGATCAGCCGCACCCGCACCGAGTTCGTCACCGTGATGAGCGTCCACCTCGCCGGGTACTTCGAGGAGACCGGCACCGGTCCGGCCGACCTTCGCGACGTGATCCGGTACGGCCGCCCACACGCCCTCGACATCGTCTACGGCCGCGCCGCGGCGCGCGGTGAGATCGATCTCACCCGACTCTCCGCACGGGTCCGGGAGCTGCCCTTCGCCCTGCTGCGGCTCGAACTCCTCACCACCCTCCAACCCGTCTCCGACGCGACCCTCGAGGACATCGTCGACACCATCGTGCTGCCGCTGCTCCGACCCGCCGGGGTGGGCTGA
- a CDS encoding multicopper oxidase family protein produces MDSPVQRRAFLASTVLGTAGVVAGVQTLGPGAPGASAATGSGARAPLVAPQFGLTKFLDPLRIPPTVRPSSGRHRDELTITMTNARRRLHSQLPETTLWTYEGQFPGPTIEVRRDRRLRVAWVNELQGTVPLVAVRAPYAVPTPANMPGYRSADGSLPTGVELIDGVAGLPPWNVVHLHGATTNGGNDGWAHNGMSPGDVQLTEYPNRQAATALWYHDHAMAVTRFNVHAGLVGLYLIRDEEEDRLRLPGGDHEIPLVIADRNLDTDPATGALTGRLLFKFQYQPATGTSAPVTGPFTVVNGVIWPHLDVDARWYRFRVLNAANGRFFRLDLVDEAGVVHNDAVRIVGTDAGLLPAPAAVPAGGLTLTPAERVDLLIDFSRFKGQRLRLVNTGASVDPDIMQFRVESRSRADFFTPPARLSGSYVRLREGSTVPEDHDEVFVATTLPGVAGRPHPEMWELQEITDPAELPTRFPQEGIIQLTDPAAGRVRTFRKVARLFDETTTVFIDRGRWVVWNLIQLGGAPHPMHIHLARFQLLTRWKFADLTAFDLAVGGTSRPFPAPGEGPPIEKHEEGWKDTFNLWAGEWIRVAGRFEGATGQFMYHCHILDHEDEGMMRPFVVHPAEVARFHMHPGGSTHHSGSSEHHPGGGGGPGGR; encoded by the coding sequence ATGGATTCCCCCGTTCAGCGTCGTGCCTTCCTGGCCTCCACCGTGCTCGGTACCGCGGGCGTCGTCGCGGGGGTGCAGACGCTCGGCCCGGGTGCCCCGGGGGCGTCGGCGGCGACGGGCAGCGGAGCCCGGGCGCCACTCGTGGCACCACAGTTCGGTCTCACCAAGTTCCTCGACCCACTGCGGATTCCGCCGACGGTCCGACCGTCGTCGGGGCGTCACCGAGACGAGCTCACGATCACGATGACCAACGCGCGGCGCCGGTTGCACTCCCAACTGCCCGAGACCACCCTGTGGACCTACGAGGGACAGTTTCCCGGCCCCACCATCGAGGTGCGCCGGGACAGGCGACTGCGGGTCGCCTGGGTCAACGAACTACAGGGAACGGTGCCGCTGGTGGCGGTGCGGGCGCCGTACGCGGTGCCGACGCCGGCGAACATGCCCGGCTACCGCAGCGCGGACGGCAGCCTGCCCACCGGGGTGGAACTCATCGACGGGGTCGCGGGCCTGCCGCCCTGGAACGTCGTCCACCTGCACGGCGCGACGACCAACGGCGGCAACGACGGCTGGGCGCACAACGGCATGTCGCCGGGGGACGTGCAGCTCACCGAGTACCCGAACCGGCAGGCGGCCACCGCACTGTGGTACCACGACCACGCGATGGCCGTGACGCGGTTCAACGTCCACGCCGGGCTCGTCGGCCTCTACCTGATCCGCGACGAGGAGGAGGACCGGCTGCGACTGCCCGGCGGTGACCACGAGATCCCGTTGGTCATCGCCGACCGCAACCTCGACACCGACCCGGCGACCGGGGCGCTCACCGGCCGGTTGCTGTTCAAGTTCCAGTACCAGCCCGCGACCGGTACGTCGGCCCCCGTCACCGGCCCGTTCACCGTCGTCAACGGCGTCATCTGGCCGCACCTGGACGTCGACGCGCGCTGGTACCGCTTCCGGGTGCTCAACGCGGCGAACGGCCGGTTCTTCCGGCTCGACCTGGTCGACGAGGCGGGCGTCGTTCACAACGACGCGGTCCGCATCGTAGGCACGGACGCCGGCCTGCTGCCCGCCCCGGCGGCGGTGCCGGCGGGCGGGCTGACCCTCACCCCGGCCGAGCGCGTCGACCTGCTCATCGACTTCAGCCGGTTCAAGGGGCAGCGCCTGCGCCTGGTCAACACCGGTGCCTCGGTCGACCCGGACATCATGCAGTTCCGTGTCGAGAGCCGGAGCCGCGCCGACTTCTTCACGCCGCCGGCCCGGCTGTCCGGCTCGTACGTCCGGCTGCGAGAGGGCAGCACCGTTCCGGAGGATCACGACGAGGTGTTCGTGGCGACGACCCTGCCGGGGGTGGCAGGTCGACCGCACCCGGAGATGTGGGAGTTGCAGGAGATCACCGACCCGGCCGAACTGCCCACCCGGTTCCCGCAGGAGGGGATCATCCAGCTCACCGACCCGGCCGCCGGGCGGGTGCGCACCTTCCGCAAGGTCGCGCGGCTGTTCGACGAGACGACGACGGTCTTCATCGACCGGGGCCGGTGGGTGGTGTGGAATCTGATCCAGCTCGGTGGGGCCCCGCATCCGATGCACATCCACCTGGCCCGGTTCCAGCTGCTGACCCGGTGGAAGTTCGCCGACCTGACGGCCTTCGACCTCGCGGTCGGCGGCACCAGCAGGCCGTTTCCCGCTCCCGGTGAGGGCCCGCCGATCGAGAAGCACGAGGAGGGTTGGAAGGACACCTTCAACCTGTGGGCGGGGGAGTGGATCCGGGTCGCCGGCCGCTTCGAGGGTGCCACCGGCCAGTTCATGTACCACTGTCACATCCTCGACCACGAGGACGAGGGCATGATGCGGCCCTTCGTCGTCCACCCGGCCGAGGTGGCCCGGTTCCACATGCATCCGGGCGGCTCGACCCACCACTCCGGCAGTTCGGAGCACCACCCGGGGGGCGGGGGAGGTCCAGGTGGGCGTTGA
- a CDS encoding ROK family protein: protein METAHYLGVDVGGTKVALRAETDAGLVRESTFGWTPRHSVTRDLAQLAGELTKLRAGIGAPPRSVGVAMPATVGPGGRVTSWPSRPEWVDLDLDAALRALFPGASVAWADDGDLGALAEARASGCDDLLYVGVGTGVGGGLVLGGVPCPGPGRGSFEIGHVIVESGGASCVCGRRGCLQAVASGPATLRRAARLRGAEVTFDELGPAVRAGQPWAVTAVDRTCRALAAAVTSVQELLHPQRVLIGGGFSAGVPEIVDRMAAWLAELARPGHDPLPVAPARLGGLSSLHGAVSLARLVAPPPAGPARGSTSPPAGVPVPTAAPADSAG, encoded by the coding sequence GTGGAGACGGCCCACTACCTCGGCGTCGACGTCGGCGGCACCAAGGTCGCACTGCGGGCCGAGACCGACGCCGGGCTCGTCCGGGAGTCCACCTTCGGCTGGACGCCCCGGCACAGCGTGACCCGGGATCTCGCCCAACTCGCCGGGGAACTGACGAAGCTGCGGGCCGGCATCGGTGCCCCACCGCGCTCGGTGGGGGTCGCGATGCCGGCGACGGTCGGCCCGGGGGGCCGGGTCACCTCGTGGCCCAGCCGGCCGGAGTGGGTCGACCTGGACCTGGACGCGGCCCTGCGGGCGCTGTTCCCCGGGGCGAGCGTCGCCTGGGCGGACGACGGCGATCTCGGCGCGCTCGCCGAGGCGCGGGCCTCTGGCTGTGACGATCTGCTCTACGTCGGGGTGGGCACCGGCGTCGGTGGCGGTCTGGTCCTGGGTGGCGTCCCCTGTCCCGGACCCGGCCGTGGCTCGTTCGAGATCGGGCACGTCATCGTCGAGTCGGGCGGGGCGAGCTGCGTCTGCGGCCGGCGCGGGTGTCTCCAGGCGGTCGCCTCCGGACCGGCCACCCTGCGCCGCGCGGCGCGACTGCGGGGAGCGGAGGTCACCTTCGACGAACTGGGGCCGGCGGTGCGCGCCGGACAGCCCTGGGCCGTCACCGCCGTCGACCGGACGTGCCGCGCCCTGGCCGCCGCCGTGACCAGCGTGCAGGAGCTGCTCCACCCGCAGCGTGTGCTGATCGGTGGGGGCTTCTCGGCCGGCGTCCCCGAGATCGTCGACCGGATGGCCGCCTGGTTGGCCGAACTGGCACGCCCCGGACACGACCCGTTGCCGGTGGCGCCGGCCCGGCTGGGCGGTCTGTCGTCGTTGCACGGCGCGGTGTCGCTCGCCCGCCTCGTCGCACCGCCCCCGGCCGGGCCCGCGCGAGGGTCGACGTCACCGCCGGCCGGCGTACCTGTCCCGACCGCCGCCCCTGCCGACAGCGCGGGATGA
- a CDS encoding MDR family MFS transporter, with the protein MSASGKPAPAATPTDSDRIDPVVRRLALTIIVGALAAVFDTTIVSVAINDLARDLDAPLSTIQWVSTGYLLAMFVTIPIVGWTQTAVGGKRLWLGSLGFFLLGSVLCASAWDAPSLIVFRIVQGVAAGVMMPLMSTLIMQAVRGRNIGRVMATISLPVALGPILGPVLGGLLLATGNWRLLFLVNILFCSVGGWLAFRNLPDDRPVGERGRLDTVGLLLLSPGAAALIYGLSQIPVTSGLDSPRVLVPLLAGLVLVAGFIGWALRRGAGALVNIRLLSHRSLAASAGLLFLVGVTLYGAMLLLPLYWQQARGEDALGAGLLLIPQGIGSLLSRPLAGRWTDRVGPRWIAFAGFGIVGLATVPFAVAPDAPYPLLMAVLVVRGLGLGTATIPLASAAYLGLDHRDIPNASIIVLVTQQIGGSFGTAVLAMILQHAGSGSRAPDAVTRAFGTTFWWSVGFTVLAVPLCLLLPGRPKPLPDSEKPQSEVAARA; encoded by the coding sequence ATGTCTGCATCCGGCAAGCCCGCACCCGCCGCAACGCCGACCGATTCCGATCGCATCGACCCGGTGGTGCGGCGGCTGGCGCTCACGATCATCGTCGGTGCCCTGGCGGCGGTCTTCGACACCACGATCGTCAGCGTCGCCATCAACGACCTGGCCCGTGACCTGGATGCCCCGCTGAGCACCATCCAGTGGGTGAGCACGGGCTACCTGCTGGCCATGTTCGTCACCATCCCCATCGTCGGCTGGACCCAGACCGCGGTCGGCGGCAAGCGGTTGTGGCTCGGTTCGCTCGGGTTCTTCCTGCTCGGATCGGTGCTCTGCGCGTCGGCGTGGGACGCCCCCAGCCTCATCGTCTTCCGGATCGTCCAGGGCGTCGCCGCCGGCGTCATGATGCCGCTCATGAGCACGCTGATCATGCAGGCCGTCCGGGGTCGCAACATCGGCAGGGTGATGGCGACCATCAGCCTGCCCGTCGCGCTCGGCCCGATCCTCGGCCCGGTCCTGGGCGGCCTCCTGCTGGCCACCGGGAACTGGCGGCTGCTCTTCCTGGTCAACATCCTGTTCTGCAGCGTCGGTGGCTGGCTCGCGTTCAGGAACCTGCCCGACGACCGGCCCGTCGGCGAGCGGGGCCGGCTCGACACCGTCGGCCTGCTCCTGTTGTCGCCGGGTGCCGCCGCCCTCATCTACGGCCTGTCCCAGATCCCGGTCACCTCCGGCCTCGACAGCCCCAGGGTCCTGGTCCCGCTCCTGGCCGGCCTCGTCCTGGTCGCCGGTTTCATCGGCTGGGCGCTGCGCCGGGGAGCCGGGGCGCTGGTGAACATCCGGCTGCTGAGTCACCGGTCGCTCGCCGCGTCGGCGGGCCTGCTCTTCCTGGTCGGGGTGACCCTGTACGGCGCGATGCTGCTGCTGCCGCTCTACTGGCAGCAGGCCCGAGGTGAGGACGCGCTCGGCGCGGGGCTGCTGCTCATCCCGCAGGGCATCGGTTCGCTGTTGTCACGGCCGCTAGCCGGTCGGTGGACCGACCGGGTAGGGCCCCGCTGGATCGCGTTCGCCGGCTTCGGCATCGTGGGCCTGGCCACCGTGCCCTTCGCCGTCGCCCCCGACGCGCCGTACCCGCTGCTGATGGCCGTCCTGGTCGTGCGCGGTCTGGGGCTGGGCACCGCCACCATCCCCCTGGCCAGCGCCGCCTACCTGGGCCTGGACCACCGCGACATCCCCAACGCCAGCATCATCGTCCTGGTCACCCAGCAGATCGGCGGCTCGTTCGGCACTGCCGTCCTGGCCATGATCCTCCAGCACGCCGGTTCCGGCTCGCGGGCACCGGACGCCGTCACCCGGGCCTTCGGCACGACCTTCTGGTGGTCGGTCGGCTTCACCGTCCTCGCCGTGCCGCTCTGCCTCCTGCTCCCCGGCCGTCCCAAGCCTCTTCCCGATTCCGAGAAACCCCAATCCGAGGTCGCCGCCCGCGCCTGA
- a CDS encoding cytochrome P450 family protein, whose translation MRDADLLRDPFRGYSRLREQDRIVRAVYPTSPTPLWLITRYDDVKMVLADQRFANNPASVPGANVDDLHEELAKALGLEEKYIKIFTSSLLDADGEDHVRLRRLVSRTFTARRVAALRPRVEEIAARLLDQLARRAAEDDADGVGVVDLIENFAYLLPINVICELIGIPEADWPRWRQWGRAAFSLEPGAQNEPMRGMVDHITELVEQRRAVPTGDLLSGLIEAHDEEGDRLTGDELITMVLTLVLAGTENTAHMIGNGTLALLTHPDQLHTLRAEPALMPAAVQELMRWCGPLHGTQFRHAVEDVEVGGVTIRQGDRLMCMLVAANYDPRYFPDPDRLDLRRQPDGQRELHVGFGAGLHYCLGAHLAKQEFEVAFGGLLSRFPHLELAVPAEELERQNMPGSWRLRRLPIRLHGAGSRLG comes from the coding sequence ATGAGGGACGCGGACCTGCTCCGCGACCCGTTCCGGGGATACTCGCGGCTACGCGAGCAGGACCGGATCGTCCGGGCCGTCTACCCCACCTCGCCCACACCGCTGTGGCTGATCACCCGGTACGACGACGTCAAGATGGTGCTGGCTGACCAGCGCTTCGCCAACAACCCGGCAAGCGTTCCCGGCGCGAACGTCGACGACCTGCACGAAGAGCTGGCCAAGGCGCTCGGACTCGAAGAGAAGTACATCAAGATCTTCACGAGCAGCCTGCTGGACGCCGACGGAGAGGACCACGTCCGGCTGCGGCGGCTGGTGTCGCGCACCTTCACCGCACGCCGCGTCGCCGCCCTGCGTCCCCGGGTGGAGGAGATCGCCGCGAGACTGCTGGACCAGCTCGCCCGGCGGGCGGCCGAGGACGACGCCGACGGGGTGGGCGTCGTCGATCTGATCGAGAACTTCGCCTACCTGCTGCCGATCAACGTGATCTGCGAGCTGATCGGCATCCCCGAGGCCGACTGGCCCAGGTGGCGGCAGTGGGGCCGGGCCGCGTTCTCGCTGGAGCCGGGGGCGCAGAACGAGCCGATGCGTGGCATGGTGGACCACATCACCGAACTGGTCGAGCAGCGCCGGGCCGTGCCGACCGGCGATCTGTTGTCCGGGCTGATCGAGGCGCACGACGAGGAGGGGGACCGGCTCACCGGGGACGAGCTGATCACGATGGTGCTGACTCTGGTGCTGGCCGGCACCGAGAACACGGCGCACATGATCGGAAACGGCACCCTGGCGCTGCTCACCCATCCCGACCAGTTGCACACGCTGCGCGCCGAACCCGCGTTGATGCCGGCGGCGGTCCAGGAGCTGATGCGGTGGTGCGGTCCGCTGCACGGGACCCAGTTCCGGCACGCGGTGGAGGACGTCGAGGTCGGCGGTGTCACGATCAGGCAGGGCGACCGGCTGATGTGCATGCTCGTCGCGGCCAACTACGACCCGCGTTACTTCCCCGACCCCGATCGACTGGACCTCCGCCGGCAGCCCGACGGCCAACGCGAGCTGCACGTGGGCTTCGGTGCCGGTCTGCACTACTGCCTGGGCGCGCACCTGGCCAAGCAGGAGTTCGAGGTGGCGTTCGGCGGGCTGCTGAGCCGTTTCCCGCACCTGGAGCTGGCCGTCCCCGCGGAGGAGCTGGAACGGCAGAACATGCCTGGCTCGTGGCGGCTGCGGCGGCTGCCCATCCGCCTGCACGGCGCCGGGTCGCGGCTCGGCTAA
- a CDS encoding HAD-IA family hydrolase, whose amino-acid sequence MAFPIVDRPATATDPSAPVRHAVIFDLDGVVVDSFAVMSEAFAIAYAEVVGDGPAPFGEYRRHLGRYFPDIMRIMDLPLAMEEPFVRESYRLADQVQVFDGILELLLTLRVRGLRLAIATGKSGPRARSLLDRLGLLPFFAHVIGSDEVARPKPAPDIVRRALDLLDVPPERAIMIGDAPTDLASAQGAGVASAAALWAPPEDIAELLAGGPDLVLHRPADLLARCPAVPAG is encoded by the coding sequence ATGGCATTTCCGATCGTCGACCGGCCGGCGACCGCGACCGACCCCTCGGCACCGGTCCGGCACGCGGTCATCTTCGACCTCGACGGGGTCGTCGTCGACAGCTTCGCGGTGATGAGCGAGGCCTTCGCCATCGCGTACGCCGAAGTCGTCGGCGACGGCCCGGCGCCCTTCGGGGAGTACCGTCGCCATCTGGGTCGCTACTTCCCGGACATCATGCGGATCATGGACCTGCCGCTGGCGATGGAGGAGCCGTTCGTCCGGGAGAGCTACCGCCTCGCCGACCAGGTGCAGGTCTTCGACGGCATCCTCGAACTGCTGCTGACCCTGCGGGTCCGCGGCCTACGGCTGGCCATCGCCACCGGCAAGAGCGGGCCACGGGCCCGTTCACTGCTGGACCGGCTCGGCCTCCTGCCGTTCTTCGCCCACGTGATCGGCTCCGACGAGGTGGCCCGCCCCAAACCGGCCCCCGACATCGTGCGACGCGCCCTGGACCTGCTGGACGTGCCCCCCGAGCGGGCCATCATGATCGGGGACGCGCCGACCGACCTGGCCAGCGCCCAGGGCGCCGGGGTCGCCTCGGCCGCCGCGCTGTGGGCGCCGCCGGAGGACATCGCCGAGTTGCTCGCCGGCGGCCCCGACCTGGTGCTGCACCGCCCCGCCGACCTGCTCGCCCGCTGTCCGGCCGTCCCGGCCGGCTGA